The Rhopalosiphum maidis isolate BTI-1 chromosome 1, ASM367621v3, whole genome shotgun sequence genome has a segment encoding these proteins:
- the LOC113559117 gene encoding translationally-controlled tumor protein homolog, which translates to MKIFKDIFSGDEMFSDTYKFKLVDGVLYEVYGKLITRKLGDVTLDGANPSAEEASEDNDEAVESGVDVVLNHRLMETYAFPDKKSFTLYLKEYMKRLVDKMVENGSTEVDVFKTNINKVMKDLLTRFKDLQFFTGENMDIENGMVAMLEYRDIGDDNVPVLMLFKHGLDEEKF; encoded by the exons gatcttcaaagatattttttccGGTGACGAGATGTTCTCGGACACTTACAAGTTCAAACTCGTTGACGGCGTCTTGTACGAAGTATACGGAAAGTTGATCACACGGAAATTGGGCGACGTGACGCTTGACGGTGCCAACCCGTCCGCTGAAGAGGCCAGCGAAGACAATGATGAAGCTGTAGAAAGCGGTGTGGACGTTGTGCTCAACCATCGTCTTATGGAGACATACGCATTCCCGGATAAGAAGTCATTCACTCTGTACCTCAAAGAGTACATGAAACGATTAGTGGACAAGATGGTCGAGAATGGTAGCACCGAGGTGGACGTCTTCAAAACTAATATCAACAAA GTTATGAAAGATCTGCTCACAAGATTTAAAGACCTCCAGTTCTTCACAGGCGAAAATATGGATATTGAAAATGGCATGGTGGCTATGCTTGAATACAGAGACATTGGTGACGACAATGTACCAGTGTTAATGTTGTTCAAACATGGGCTCGAtgaagaaaaattttaa